ACGGCACGGGTATATAGTAACGAACGGAACACGTTCCTATGGCCCAGGCGACACTCACAATCACGATGCCCGAACAGGTCTGGATTCAACAGCTCTCGACGGCGTATTCGACCGCGAGCTTTCGGGTGTTGGCCGCGGTCCCCGACTCCGAGACCGGCTTCGCCCTCGTCCGGATCGCCGGCCCGGAGGTCGCAGACATCGTCGAGGAGATGCGCGACCATCCCCAGATTACCGAGCTCTCGCTCGCACAGTGGAGCGAGAACGAGGTGACCGTTCACTTCGAGACGACCGCCCCGCTGTTGCTTTTTTCCTCTCGGGAGTCAGGAATGCCGATCGAACTTCCCGTCGAGATTGTCGACGGCGAGGCGACAGTCGAGGTGACTGGCTCGCGGAACCGGCTCGCCGAACTCGCCGAACAGCTCGAGGAGTTCGGGCTCCAGTACCGGATCGAACACGTCCGCGAGCGACTCCACGAGAGACAGTTGCTCTCGGACCGACAGCTCGAGGTCGTCGTCGCCGCCGTCGAGGAGGGCTACTACGACACGCCCCGACGCAGTTCACTGACGGAGCTCGCGGAGCACCTCGACATCGCGAAATCGACCTGCAGCGAGACGCTTCACCGGGCCGAAGAGGGGATCATCAAACGGTTCGTCGAGGATCTGCCAGGTGTCGATACTGAGGAGCGAGTCGAGGACCCGCTCGCGAGCAGTTGATCAGTCGGCTCGCTGCGCCAACACGAGCAGTGCCGTCGTGTCCGCCTGTGCTTTTGGAGAGATTTCCTGTGCCCCGTCGAATCTGACGACGTCACCCTCTCGAACGTCGTACTCGTCGTTGCCGAGTGACACCGTGAGGTGACCCTCGAGGACGTGGAGGACGAGTTCTCGATCGGGATGTTGATGTGCCGGAATCCGTTCACCGTCGGCCAGCGCGAGTCGAATCGTCTGCGGTTCGCCGTCGAATAGGTGTGCGTGTGGGGTTTCCTCGAGCGCCTCGAGACGGCGTTGTTCCGTCGGTGTCGGCGGTTGATCGGAATCAGTCATACTCGACCCTCGGCGTTCCTCGACCGTAGGTACCGGCCCGAATCAGTTCGGTTCCTGCCGGTCTCGTCGCCGTATGCACGCCAGCTGCGGACGCGAGTTCGGTAGCTAGTTCGTCGGTGACATGTACCTCACGACGAGCGTTCAAAAACCGCTATACTTTTTATTATCGTTCCAGCGCGACTATTTCTCGCTCGCGGTGACTGTGCTCAATCTGCTATACCTGACAGCACAGGTAGTGTCTATTATGCGCCCCTTAAATATAGACGAACATATTCGCATCAATTCTCATTTCGTGGAAATCGGCTCTACACTTGAACGTTATCTAGTTATGAGTGCGGTACAGAGGATCCATAGATGACCGTATTCAACTGCGTGTCGGCGTGTAATTACTTCGCATCGAGCGGATTCTCGTCTCGAGGTGTTCGATCGGAATGAGCACGGACGACGAATCTTTCCACCCGCTCGGCCAAGAGTGGGAAACTGAACTAGAGGGGATGCTCGACGAGACCGAGTACGATTCTGATCTCGGTATGCAGATGGCCCAGGACGCGATGCGGGTCACCAAGGGCGAACTCTCGGAAGCCGAATTCCACGAGAAGTATCACGACGATGTGATGGACGAGTTCGGCGTCGACGACCGCCCGACTGAAGCTGCCTACGAGCAGTCTCAG
Above is a window of Natronorubrum tibetense GA33 DNA encoding:
- a CDS encoding helix-turn-helix domain-containing protein, with amino-acid sequence MAQATLTITMPEQVWIQQLSTAYSTASFRVLAAVPDSETGFALVRIAGPEVADIVEEMRDHPQITELSLAQWSENEVTVHFETTAPLLLFSSRESGMPIELPVEIVDGEATVEVTGSRNRLAELAEQLEEFGLQYRIEHVRERLHERQLLSDRQLEVVVAAVEEGYYDTPRRSSLTELAEHLDIAKSTCSETLHRAEEGIIKRFVEDLPGVDTEERVEDPLASS
- a CDS encoding cupin domain-containing protein; the encoded protein is MTDSDQPPTPTEQRRLEALEETPHAHLFDGEPQTIRLALADGERIPAHQHPDRELVLHVLEGHLTVSLGNDEYDVREGDVVRFDGAQEISPKAQADTTALLVLAQRAD